In one window of Miscanthus floridulus cultivar M001 chromosome 12, ASM1932011v1, whole genome shotgun sequence DNA:
- the LOC136495961 gene encoding uncharacterized protein has translation MGRGPLDHLPDIGETVPRASASSPALPGGGGGAAPGLAIACPGAEANMPEARALGKRAVSPMGLMAAVEQVAAGAMQLPPQRIKGVPGFVEDRPAPADTECFVLCRKRPTEVPTLAPLKALKVNPSSTAHWVAEAQAAIQRGAASARADPKEPATQGGATEATPTRTGEGVPPPHEGEARESDGAKVPSVAEATEVEAPRVSEAKATEAEAPETIEAAAAGVGVSATIEATMAEVGALETTEADMIVARPSAQEVEMKAAEPSVAPLVQGPPSLRESARKVESQDDPKGEPLFALEDAAEGGRWDTFEQYCELAERSLRTALFVVADNLPGVAQELETRSLGKLVFLRWERDVWDQLQRQKGLLAGTNELLLAWSVEVEDHCLHCADAKAKAVTA, from the exons atggggcggggtcccctagaccatctccctgacataggggagacggtgcctagggcatcggcaagcagcccggcgctcccagggggaggaggaggagctgccccaGGGTTGGCAATTGCCtgccccggggccgaggccaacaTGCCCGAGGCACGGGCGCTGGGCAAGCGTGCCGTTAGCCCGATGGGCTTGATGGCAgcagtggagcaggtggcggcgggggcgatgCAACTGCCTCCACAGAGAATCAAGGGGGTGCCGGGGTTCGTCGAGGACCGGCCGGCGCCGGCGGATACAGAG TGTTTTGTCCTTTGTCGGAAGCGACctacggaggtgcctaccttggcgccccttaaggcgctcaaggtgaaccccaGCTCCActgcccactgggtggcagaggcgcaagccgccatacagcgtggcgcggcatcggcaagggccgacccaaaggagccggccacccaaggaggggctaccgaggcaACCCCAACACGGACGGGGGAGGGAGTGCCTCCACCCCACGAGGGTGAGGCtcgtgagtcagatggggccaaggtgccctcagttgccgaggccaccgaggttGAGGCCCCTAGGGTCAGTGAGGCCAAGGCGACGGAGGCCGAGGCGCCCGAGACCATCGAGGCTGCAGCGGCGGGGGTCGGAGTCTCCGCGACCattgaggccacgatggcggaggttgGAGCCCTCGAGACTACCGAGGCTGACATGATAGTGGCGAGGCCGtcagcccaggaagtggagatgaaggcggcagagccctcggtggcacccttggtgcAAGGCCCACCGTCGTTGCGGGAGAGTGCCCGGAAGgtggag AGCcaggatgaccctaagggggagcctctatttgccctcgaggacgcggccgagggcgggcgctgggacacctttgagcaatactgcgagctggcggagcggtcactacggacggcgctgttCGTGGTGGCCGACaatctgcccggagtcgcccag gagctcgagacccggtcccttgggaagttggtctttctccgatgggagagggacgtctgggaccaactCCAGCGGCAAAAGGGCCTACTTGCAGGCACCAATGAGCTCCTATTGGCGTGGAGCGTAGAGGTGGAGGACCACTGC